Proteins co-encoded in one Mycobacteriales bacterium genomic window:
- a CDS encoding GatB/YqeY domain-containing protein, which yields MSTLKDQLKADLTTAMKARDELTLATLRMTLTAIGNEEVAGKEARQLSDDEVLKVIAREAKKRREAAEAFTTGGATDRAQREVDEGTVLDRYLPAQLSDAELTAMVAEAVAETGASGPQAMGQVMKAVGPKVAGRAEGGRVAAAVKAALA from the coding sequence ATGAGCACCTTGAAGGACCAGTTGAAGGCCGACCTCACGACAGCGATGAAGGCCCGTGACGAGCTCACCCTCGCGACGCTGCGGATGACGCTGACCGCGATCGGCAACGAGGAGGTCGCCGGCAAGGAGGCCCGTCAGCTCTCCGATGACGAGGTCCTCAAGGTCATCGCCCGCGAGGCTAAGAAGCGGCGCGAGGCGGCCGAGGCGTTCACCACCGGTGGGGCCACGGACCGGGCGCAGCGCGAGGTCGACGAGGGCACGGTGCTGGACCGCTACCTCCCGGCGCAGCTGTCCGACGCCGAGCTGACCGCGATGGTGGCCGAGGCGGTCGCGGAGACCGGCGCGTCCGGGCCGCAGGCGATGGGTCAGGTCATGAAGGCCGTCGGCCCGAAGGTCGCCGGCCGGGCCGAGGGTGGCCGCGTCGCGGCGGCGGTCAAGGCTGCGCTCGCCTGA
- a CDS encoding prolyl oligopeptidase family serine peptidase — MSDMPAWEQRFRAARVSLPDWAEDAPHRCLYVANPTGTFELYAWDRQTGEHRQVTSRENGTSDGALSPDGEFVWWFDDTDGDELGTWKKQPFAGGPDVDATPGVPPAYSAGLEIGDDAVVVGCSDDDGATVHVVRDGGTTQLYRSEHDADVGALSRDDRLVVIEHSEHGDSRHKALRALSVDGELVADLWDGEGKGLSALGFSPVRGDDRLLVLHERSGRPEPMVWDPVAGTEQLLDLAAVPGDLVADWWPDGTALLLVAEERGRSTLHRVELASGEVTPIETPAGTVGDATVRPDGTVELSWSSAAVPTAIRTASGDLVLEPPGARPPGSVPVTDVWADGPGGAVHALLATPPGEGPWPTVFVVHGGPTWHDSDAFYADRAAYVDLGCAVVSVNYRGSTGYGAAWRDAITGRPGLTELEDIAAVADALVADGTARADQLVLTGGSWGGYLTLLGLGTQPERWCAGVAAVPVADYVAAYEDEMEPLKAFDRSLFGGSPEELPELYARCSPLTYVDQVRVPLLVLAGANDPRCPIRQIDNYLDALTALGTPHEVYRFDAGHGSLVVDERVRQMRAELEFVARALGLVLPT; from the coding sequence ATGAGTGACATGCCCGCCTGGGAGCAGCGCTTCCGTGCCGCCCGCGTCTCGCTGCCGGACTGGGCGGAGGACGCACCGCACCGCTGCCTCTACGTCGCCAACCCGACCGGCACCTTCGAGCTCTACGCGTGGGACCGGCAGACCGGCGAGCACCGCCAGGTGACCAGCCGGGAGAACGGCACGTCCGACGGCGCGCTGTCGCCGGACGGCGAGTTCGTGTGGTGGTTCGACGACACCGACGGCGACGAGCTCGGCACGTGGAAGAAGCAGCCGTTCGCCGGCGGCCCGGACGTCGACGCGACGCCGGGGGTGCCTCCGGCCTACTCCGCTGGGCTCGAGATCGGGGACGACGCCGTCGTCGTGGGCTGCTCCGACGACGACGGCGCGACCGTGCACGTGGTCAGGGACGGGGGTACGACGCAGCTGTACCGGTCAGAGCACGATGCCGACGTCGGGGCGCTCTCCCGCGACGACCGGCTGGTGGTGATCGAGCACAGCGAGCACGGCGACTCGCGGCACAAGGCGCTGCGCGCCCTCAGCGTCGACGGCGAGCTCGTCGCCGACCTGTGGGACGGCGAGGGAAAGGGCCTGTCAGCGCTGGGCTTCTCGCCGGTGCGCGGCGACGACCGGCTGCTCGTCCTGCACGAGCGGAGTGGTCGACCCGAGCCGATGGTGTGGGACCCGGTCGCCGGCACCGAGCAGCTGCTCGACCTGGCCGCGGTCCCGGGCGACCTCGTCGCGGACTGGTGGCCGGACGGGACCGCGCTGCTGCTCGTCGCCGAGGAGCGCGGCCGCTCGACCCTGCACCGGGTCGAGCTCGCGAGCGGTGAGGTCACGCCGATCGAGACCCCGGCGGGGACGGTCGGGGACGCGACGGTCCGGCCGGACGGCACGGTCGAGCTCTCCTGGTCGAGCGCAGCGGTGCCGACCGCGATCCGCACCGCCTCCGGCGACCTCGTCCTCGAGCCGCCGGGAGCCCGCCCGCCCGGGTCGGTGCCTGTCACCGACGTCTGGGCCGACGGGCCCGGCGGCGCCGTCCACGCGCTGCTCGCGACGCCTCCCGGCGAGGGCCCGTGGCCGACGGTCTTCGTCGTGCACGGCGGCCCGACCTGGCACGACAGCGACGCCTTCTACGCCGACCGCGCGGCCTACGTCGACCTGGGCTGCGCGGTCGTCAGCGTCAACTACCGCGGCTCGACCGGCTACGGCGCGGCCTGGCGCGACGCGATCACCGGCCGGCCCGGCCTCACAGAGCTCGAGGACATCGCGGCCGTCGCGGACGCGCTCGTCGCCGACGGCACCGCCCGGGCCGACCAGCTCGTCCTCACCGGGGGCTCCTGGGGCGGCTACCTCACCCTGCTCGGCCTCGGCACGCAGCCAGAGCGCTGGTGCGCCGGCGTCGCGGCCGTCCCCGTCGCGGACTACGTCGCGGCGTACGAGGACGAGATGGAGCCGCTCAAGGCCTTCGACCGGTCGCTGTTCGGCGGCTCACCGGAGGAGCTGCCGGAGCTCTACGCCCGCTGCTCGCCGCTGACCTACGTCGACCAGGTGCGCGTCCCGCTGCTCGTGCTCGCCGGCGCCAACGACCCGCGCTGCCCGATCCGCCAGATCGACAACTACCTCGACGCCCTGACCGCGCTCGGCACCCCGCACGAGGTCTACCGCTTCGACGCGGGCCACGGCTCGCTGGTCGTCGACGAGCGGGTCCGTCAGATGCGCGCCGAGCTCGAGTTCGTCGCCCGGGCCCTCGGCCTCGTGCTGCCGACCTGA
- a CDS encoding serine/threonine-protein kinase → MSDETVAIPTGGDRLVAGRYLLTAVLGRGGSAEVWRAHDEALDRWVALKLVTASGGDDAARVGDEARLLARLSHPGLVPVYDAGTDEAARPWVVMELVEGETLADAIRRGAQDPLTTAALGRTLADALAYVHGQGMVHRDVKPANVLLGREGRVRLTDFGIARLIDAAKVTATGFTVGTASYLAPEQVTGSVVGPPADVYALGLVLLEALTGEREYPGTAVEVALARLHRQPAVPDSLPTGWPGLLRAMTALEPEKRPSAGAVATELGHVVAGGTATTVLPAARPAPRPAAADRTTVLPRVPAAAPAPVAAPSRNGWKWAVALVAVLGAVVGGLIAYDAARDGRAPEQVIEISEQLPPELRKDLEDLRKEVAR, encoded by the coding sequence GTGAGCGACGAGACCGTCGCGATCCCGACCGGGGGCGACCGGCTCGTCGCCGGTCGCTACCTGCTCACCGCCGTCCTCGGCCGCGGCGGCTCCGCCGAGGTGTGGCGCGCCCACGACGAGGCGCTCGACCGCTGGGTCGCCCTCAAGCTCGTGACCGCCTCCGGCGGTGACGACGCCGCGCGGGTCGGCGACGAGGCGCGGCTGCTCGCCCGGCTCAGCCACCCCGGTCTCGTCCCCGTCTACGACGCCGGCACTGACGAGGCGGCGCGGCCGTGGGTCGTCATGGAGCTGGTCGAGGGGGAGACGCTCGCCGACGCGATCCGGCGCGGCGCGCAGGACCCGCTCACGACCGCGGCCCTGGGCCGGACCCTCGCGGACGCGCTCGCCTACGTCCACGGCCAGGGCATGGTCCACCGCGACGTGAAGCCCGCCAACGTGCTGCTGGGCAGGGAGGGCCGGGTCCGGCTCACCGACTTCGGGATCGCCCGCCTCATCGACGCGGCCAAGGTCACCGCCACCGGCTTCACGGTGGGGACCGCGTCCTACCTCGCGCCCGAACAGGTGACCGGCTCGGTCGTCGGGCCGCCCGCCGACGTCTACGCCCTCGGCCTGGTGCTGCTCGAGGCGCTGACCGGCGAGCGGGAGTACCCCGGCACCGCCGTCGAGGTCGCGCTCGCCCGGCTGCACCGCCAGCCCGCCGTCCCGGACTCGCTGCCCACCGGCTGGCCCGGCCTGCTGCGCGCGATGACCGCGCTCGAGCCGGAGAAGCGTCCCTCGGCCGGCGCCGTGGCCACGGAGCTGGGTCACGTGGTGGCAGGGGGTACGGCGACCACCGTGCTGCCCGCCGCCCGTCCTGCTCCGCGCCCCGCAGCTGCCGACCGCACGACGGTCTTGCCGCGCGTGCCCGCTGCCGCCCCTGCGCCGGTGGCGGCTCCATCCCGCAACGGGTGGAAGTGGGCGGTCGCCCTCGTGGCGGTCCTCGGGGCGGTCGTCGGTGGCCTCATCGCCTACGACGCCGCCCGCGACGGCCGCGCCCCGGAGCAGGTCATCGAGATCTCCGAGCAGCTGCCGCCCGAGCTCCGCAAGGACCTCGAGGACCTGCGCAAGGAGGTGGCCCGGTGA
- a CDS encoding aspartate-semialdehyde dehydrogenase, whose amino-acid sequence MTRVGVVGATGQVGAVMRRLLEQRAFPLTEVRFFASARSAGTTLPWRGAEVVVEDAELADPTGLDIALFSAGGATSKAQALRYAAAGAVVIDNSSAWRMDPDVPLVVSEVNPGALAVIPKGIVANPNCTTMAAMPVLRPLHDEAGLVRLVVSSYQAVSGSGLAGVEELDRQVRAVADKATELVHDGAALSFPEPQKYVAPIAFNVVPLAGSVVDDGTWETDEEQKLRNESRKILGIPDLRVSGTCVRVPVYTGHSLSILAEFDRPLSVARATELLSAAPGVALADVPTPLMAAGADVSFVGRLRQDGPHALAMFVTGDNLRKGAALNAVQIAELLAARSSAGSSARSSA is encoded by the coding sequence ATGACTCGCGTGGGTGTCGTCGGTGCGACCGGACAGGTCGGTGCCGTCATGCGCCGGCTGCTCGAGCAGCGCGCCTTCCCGCTGACCGAGGTGCGCTTCTTCGCCTCCGCCCGATCAGCAGGTACGACGCTGCCGTGGCGGGGCGCCGAGGTCGTCGTGGAGGACGCCGAGCTCGCCGACCCGACCGGTCTCGACATCGCGCTGTTCTCCGCGGGAGGTGCGACGTCGAAGGCGCAGGCCCTCCGCTACGCCGCCGCGGGCGCGGTCGTCATCGACAACTCCAGCGCCTGGCGGATGGATCCCGACGTACCCCTGGTCGTGAGCGAGGTGAACCCGGGCGCACTCGCGGTGATCCCGAAGGGGATCGTCGCGAACCCCAACTGCACGACGATGGCCGCGATGCCGGTGCTGCGGCCACTGCACGATGAGGCGGGCCTCGTCCGGCTGGTGGTGTCGTCGTACCAAGCCGTGTCGGGGTCCGGGCTCGCCGGCGTCGAGGAGCTCGACCGGCAGGTGCGGGCGGTCGCCGACAAGGCCACCGAGCTGGTCCACGACGGTGCCGCGCTGTCGTTCCCGGAGCCGCAGAAGTACGTCGCGCCGATCGCGTTCAACGTCGTGCCGCTGGCGGGTTCGGTCGTGGACGACGGGACGTGGGAGACCGACGAGGAGCAGAAGCTCCGCAACGAGTCGCGCAAGATCCTCGGCATCCCGGACCTGCGGGTCTCCGGCACCTGCGTGCGGGTCCCGGTCTACACCGGGCACTCGCTGTCGATCCTCGCGGAGTTCGACCGGCCGCTGTCGGTGGCCCGGGCGACCGAGCTTCTGTCCGCTGCCCCCGGCGTCGCGTTGGCCGACGTGCCGACGCCGCTGATGGCCGCCGGTGCTGACGTGTCCTTCGTGGGCCGGCTGCGCCAGGACGGGCCGCACGCGCTCGCGATGTTCGTCACCGGTGACAACCTGCGCAAGGGCGCGGCCCTCAACGCCGTGCAGATCGCCGAGCTGCTCGCGGCGCGGTCCTCCGCGGGGTCGTCGGCGCGGTCCTCCGCGTGA
- a CDS encoding CocE/NonD family hydrolase has protein sequence MRSRATRVLLAAAAVVAASLAVPATADEVPAGYAYSDAWFDSSDGTQLHAGVFLPEDLRQGERLPVILTSTPYTSPNGGVTALGNTSGPVIRFPELFEHPRFQAGRYAYVQVDVRGFGGSGGCFGYYLPPEVADIKVAVEWAAAAPWSKGKVGLWGKSYDAAQEVLALAAKPKGLAAAVIQAPGLSAYTALWMGGVHYATGRYATTAIYTADDLGPAQSPEYVGSPEYAAATVDGLAADPTCRTDALVRMNTEGVRDSAFWQGKEPYLGAKGSTVPVFWSHGFADANTKPVHLDVWSSLKGPKQAWFGQFTHVRGHEAAVGREGFLDESFRWLDRHVRGLKVASDPAVTVQSGNGEGRWRTEAAWPPADVRSWTMPVRAGSYDDVPGNNGDGPQAGLGHWSVTPVLAHDAHLAGETRVAAKVTTLLPGAHVIAHVYDIAPDGMATLVTRGAHAVTGTGAQSASFPTYPQDWVFEQGHRIGIHLSAADTDWFAPPTTGATVEVTGGTTTLPLLKVARTRFVEGDASDGMDSTPFAVSDATLQEATVGGQPPKQTRR, from the coding sequence ATGCGCTCCCGTGCCACCCGCGTCCTGCTCGCCGCTGCTGCCGTCGTCGCGGCCTCGCTCGCCGTCCCCGCGACCGCCGACGAGGTGCCGGCCGGCTACGCCTACAGCGACGCGTGGTTCGACTCCAGCGACGGCACCCAGCTGCACGCAGGCGTCTTCCTCCCCGAGGACCTGCGCCAGGGCGAGCGGCTGCCCGTGATCCTCACGAGCACCCCCTACACCTCCCCCAACGGCGGGGTGACCGCGCTCGGCAACACCAGCGGCCCGGTGATCCGCTTCCCCGAGCTGTTCGAGCACCCGCGCTTCCAGGCCGGCCGCTACGCCTACGTGCAGGTCGACGTGCGCGGCTTCGGCGGCAGCGGCGGCTGCTTCGGCTACTACCTCCCGCCGGAGGTCGCCGACATCAAGGTCGCCGTCGAGTGGGCCGCCGCCGCGCCGTGGTCCAAGGGCAAGGTCGGCCTGTGGGGCAAGTCCTACGACGCCGCGCAGGAGGTGCTCGCGCTCGCCGCGAAGCCCAAGGGCCTCGCCGCGGCCGTCATCCAGGCGCCCGGCCTGTCGGCCTACACCGCGCTGTGGATGGGCGGCGTCCACTACGCCACCGGCCGCTACGCCACGACTGCCATCTACACCGCCGATGACCTCGGCCCGGCGCAGAGCCCGGAGTACGTCGGATCGCCCGAGTACGCCGCCGCGACCGTCGACGGGCTCGCGGCCGACCCGACCTGCCGCACCGACGCGCTGGTACGCATGAACACCGAGGGCGTCCGCGACAGCGCCTTCTGGCAGGGCAAGGAGCCCTACCTCGGCGCGAAGGGCTCGACGGTCCCCGTCTTCTGGTCGCACGGCTTCGCCGACGCCAACACCAAGCCGGTGCACCTCGACGTGTGGAGCTCGCTGAAGGGCCCGAAGCAGGCGTGGTTCGGGCAGTTCACCCACGTCCGCGGGCACGAGGCGGCCGTCGGCCGCGAGGGCTTCCTCGACGAGAGCTTCCGCTGGCTCGACCGCCACGTCCGCGGCCTCAAGGTCGCGAGCGACCCGGCCGTCACGGTGCAGTCCGGCAACGGCGAGGGCCGCTGGCGCACCGAGGCCGCCTGGCCGCCGGCCGACGTCCGTAGCTGGACCATGCCCGTGCGGGCCGGCTCCTACGACGACGTCCCCGGCAACAACGGCGACGGCCCGCAGGCCGGCCTGGGCCACTGGTCGGTGACGCCCGTGCTCGCGCACGACGCCCACCTCGCGGGCGAGACCCGGGTCGCGGCGAAGGTCACGACGCTGCTGCCGGGGGCGCACGTCATCGCCCACGTCTACGACATCGCGCCCGACGGGATGGCGACGCTCGTGACCCGTGGCGCCCACGCCGTCACGGGCACCGGCGCGCAGAGCGCGTCGTTCCCGACGTACCCCCAGGACTGGGTCTTCGAACAGGGCCACCGGATCGGCATCCACCTGTCCGCGGCCGACACCGACTGGTTCGCGCCGCCGACCACCGGCGCGACCGTCGAGGTCACCGGCGGCACGACGACACTGCCGCTGCTCAAGGTCGCCCGGACCCGCTTCGTCGAGGGTGACGCGTCCGACGGGATGGACTCGACGCCGTTCGCGGTGTCGGACGCGACCCTGCAGGAGGCCACCGTCGGCGGCCAGCCCCCGAAGCAGACCCGCCGGTAG
- a CDS encoding aspartate kinase produces MGLVVQKYGGSSVSDAERIKRVAERIVATRKAGHDVCVVVSAMGDTTDELLDLAQQVSPLPPGRELDMLLTAGERISMALLAMAIANLGASARSFTGSQAGVITDSVHGKARIIDVTPGRITEALEKGHIAIVAGFQGVSQDTKDITTLGRGGSDTTAVALAAALGAEVCEIYTDVDGVYSADPRIVPSARQLLTVSYEEMLELAACGAKILHLRCVEYARRYHVPLVVRSSFSQKPGTLITGEAPVEQAIISGVAHDLSEARVTVVGVPDKPGEAAAIFRALADAEVNIDMIVQNVSGATDRTDISFTLPKSDLTTAVTALSKLQARVGFESLLSDEHIGKVSLVGAGMRSHPGVSATFFEALAEAGVNAEAISTSEIRISVVCRDTDVKNAVTAVHAAFDLGSDDEPATVYGGTGR; encoded by the coding sequence ATGGGACTCGTCGTGCAGAAGTACGGCGGCTCCAGCGTGTCCGACGCCGAGCGGATCAAGCGGGTCGCCGAGCGGATCGTCGCCACCCGCAAGGCCGGCCACGACGTCTGCGTCGTGGTGTCGGCGATGGGCGACACGACCGACGAGCTGCTCGACCTCGCGCAGCAGGTCAGCCCGCTGCCGCCGGGCCGCGAGCTCGACATGCTGCTGACCGCCGGCGAGCGGATCTCGATGGCGCTGCTCGCGATGGCGATCGCCAACCTCGGCGCGTCGGCACGGTCCTTCACCGGCTCGCAGGCCGGCGTCATCACCGACAGCGTGCATGGCAAGGCGCGCATCATCGACGTGACGCCGGGGCGCATCACCGAAGCCCTGGAGAAGGGCCACATCGCGATCGTCGCCGGCTTCCAGGGCGTCAGCCAGGACACCAAGGACATCACCACCCTGGGCCGCGGCGGCTCCGACACGACCGCGGTCGCGCTGGCCGCCGCGCTCGGGGCCGAGGTCTGCGAGATCTACACCGACGTCGACGGTGTCTACTCCGCGGACCCCCGCATCGTGCCGAGCGCCCGCCAGCTCCTGACCGTCTCCTACGAGGAGATGCTCGAGCTGGCCGCCTGCGGCGCGAAGATCCTCCACCTGCGCTGCGTCGAGTACGCCCGCCGCTACCACGTCCCGCTCGTCGTCCGGTCGTCATTCAGCCAGAAGCCCGGCACCTTGATCACAGGAGAGGCTCCCGTGGAGCAGGCCATCATCAGCGGGGTCGCGCACGACCTCTCCGAGGCGCGGGTCACCGTCGTCGGCGTCCCCGACAAGCCCGGTGAGGCGGCCGCGATCTTCCGCGCGCTGGCCGACGCCGAGGTGAACATCGACATGATCGTGCAGAACGTCTCGGGTGCGACCGACCGCACCGACATCTCGTTCACGCTGCCGAAGTCCGACCTCACGACGGCGGTCACCGCGCTGTCGAAGCTGCAGGCCCGGGTCGGCTTCGAGTCGCTGCTGTCCGACGAGCACATCGGCAAGGTGTCGCTCGTCGGCGCCGGCATGCGCTCGCACCCCGGCGTGTCGGCGACCTTCTTCGAGGCGCTCGCCGAGGCCGGCGTCAACGCGGAGGCCATCTCCACCTCGGAGATCCGGATCTCGGTCGTCTGCCGCGACACCGACGTGAAGAACGCCGTCACGGCGGTGCACGCCGCCTTCGACCTCGGCTCCGACGACGAGCCCGCCACCGTCTACGGCGGCACCGGCCGCTAG
- a CDS encoding ABC transporter ATP-binding protein, with protein sequence MTTDTLGDDRLEHAGKGVVASGVRRAFGPVEAVKGIDLTAHPGEVTALVGPNGAGKTTLLLVLATLLVPDAGHVRIAGHDPVTEPDEVRARMGWAPDFFGLYDNLTAREYLEFCGEAYRLGRTASRARAVELLELARLPEYADRPVHTMSRGQKQRLGLTRALVHDPEVLLLDEPASGLDPRSRVELRELLRDLAGRGTAVIVSSHLLGDLEELADRVVFVDGGRTVGEHRLDQLPVGTQSRPWRLRALDTDALVTALARNGYDADPPTVAGVDVRLASDEAAAELIAGLVRDGVAVVSCQPLGGQLEATYLELTEGQR encoded by the coding sequence GTGACGACCGACACCCTCGGGGACGACCGCCTGGAGCACGCCGGCAAGGGGGTGGTGGCTTCCGGCGTACGCCGTGCCTTCGGGCCCGTCGAGGCCGTCAAGGGGATCGACCTCACCGCGCACCCGGGCGAGGTCACCGCGCTCGTCGGCCCCAACGGCGCCGGCAAGACCACGCTGCTGCTGGTGCTCGCGACGCTGCTCGTGCCCGACGCCGGACACGTCCGGATCGCCGGCCACGACCCGGTGACCGAGCCCGACGAGGTGCGGGCGCGGATGGGCTGGGCGCCGGACTTCTTCGGCCTCTACGACAACCTCACGGCGCGCGAGTACCTCGAGTTCTGCGGCGAGGCCTACCGACTCGGGCGGACCGCGTCGCGGGCGCGCGCCGTCGAGCTGCTCGAGCTGGCACGCCTTCCGGAGTACGCCGACCGGCCGGTCCACACGATGTCGCGCGGGCAGAAGCAGCGCCTCGGTCTGACCCGCGCCCTCGTGCACGACCCGGAGGTACTGCTGCTCGACGAGCCGGCGTCCGGGCTCGACCCGCGATCCCGCGTCGAGCTGCGCGAGCTGCTGCGCGACCTCGCCGGCCGCGGCACCGCGGTCATCGTGTCGAGCCACCTGCTCGGAGACCTCGAGGAGCTCGCGGACCGCGTCGTCTTCGTCGACGGCGGCCGCACCGTCGGTGAGCACCGGCTCGACCAGCTGCCCGTCGGCACCCAGTCGCGGCCGTGGCGGCTGCGCGCGCTCGACACCGACGCCCTCGTCACGGCTCTGGCCCGCAACGGCTACGACGCCGACCCGCCGACCGTCGCGGGCGTCGACGTGCGGCTCGCCTCCGACGAGGCGGCCGCCGAGCTGATCGCGGGCCTCGTCCGCGACGGCGTCGCCGTCGTGTCGTGCCAGCCGCTCGGCGGCCAGCTCGAGGCGACCTACCTGGAGCTCACGGAGGGACAGCGATGA
- a CDS encoding ABC transporter permease, which produces MTASGIATVARQEFRLRIRAGRWRWLLGIWFAILAAFTLLLRGALSRGFTNEDIDSKGTVVYGGLMLFVLGLALLVVPALAAQSVNGDRERGTLATLQVTRLSAAEITFGKFAAAWVTALVFLGLTLPLVVFAMTQKGVPIGRVVVVTLVIAVLLGTVCAISLALSALLSRTTTSGVLAYLSVFALAIGTLIVFGLVTAVTTEEYTDSYENSCPTAAELPPDMSAAEREQILSSCVAGRQTFTATRARTDRTWWLLAPNPFVILADAAPALPEETEAQRRAREAREARGEFRTNARDLDPLGQIGSAVRDLREAPADTRAGAMPMSLPEERKAVWPWGLAANVVLAAGALWLTTRRLHTPSRTLPRGQRVA; this is translated from the coding sequence ATGACCGCGTCCGGCATCGCGACCGTCGCCCGGCAGGAGTTCCGGCTGCGCATCCGCGCCGGTAGGTGGCGCTGGCTTCTGGGCATCTGGTTCGCGATCCTCGCGGCCTTCACGCTGCTGCTCCGCGGCGCCCTGTCGCGCGGGTTCACCAACGAGGACATCGACTCCAAGGGCACAGTCGTCTACGGCGGACTGATGCTGTTCGTCCTCGGACTGGCGCTTCTCGTCGTACCCGCCCTGGCCGCCCAGTCGGTCAACGGCGACCGCGAGCGAGGCACCCTCGCGACCCTGCAGGTGACGCGGCTGTCCGCCGCCGAGATCACCTTCGGCAAGTTCGCCGCGGCCTGGGTCACCGCGCTGGTGTTCCTCGGGCTGACGCTGCCGCTCGTCGTCTTCGCGATGACCCAGAAGGGCGTGCCGATCGGACGCGTGGTCGTCGTGACGCTCGTCATCGCGGTGCTGCTCGGCACGGTCTGCGCGATCTCGCTCGCCCTGTCGGCGCTGCTGTCCCGCACGACTACCAGCGGCGTGCTCGCCTACCTCTCGGTCTTCGCTCTGGCGATCGGCACCCTCATCGTCTTCGGCCTCGTCACGGCGGTGACGACCGAGGAGTACACCGACAGCTACGAGAACAGCTGCCCGACGGCGGCCGAATTGCCGCCCGACATGTCCGCCGCGGAGCGCGAGCAGATCCTCAGCAGCTGCGTCGCCGGGAGGCAGACCTTCACCGCCACCCGCGCCCGCACCGACCGGACGTGGTGGCTGCTCGCGCCCAACCCGTTCGTCATCCTGGCCGACGCCGCACCTGCGCTGCCGGAGGAGACCGAGGCGCAGCGCCGCGCACGGGAGGCCCGCGAGGCCCGCGGCGAGTTCCGCACCAACGCCCGTGACCTCGACCCGCTCGGCCAGATCGGCTCGGCGGTCCGCGACCTGCGCGAGGCCCCGGCCGACACCCGTGCGGGCGCGATGCCGATGTCCCTGCCCGAGGAGCGCAAGGCGGTGTGGCCCTGGGGCCTCGCGGCCAACGTCGTCCTCGCCGCCGGCGCCCTGTGGCTCACCACCCGCCGCCTGCACACCCCGTCACGCACCCTCCCCCGCGGCCAGCGCGTCGCCTGA
- a CDS encoding GNAT family N-acetyltransferase, producing the protein MIRPMTADDVEGARLVTVAALQDLDRRIGEPVAEVTEHAVANARRRIGHLQATDPDSSWVAVDDDRVVACALALVRDGTWFLSLLMVEPSQQGTGLGRQLLDRSLTTATDRSWITSTVDPAALRRYRRAGFDLVPAYVGRGPVDRALLPATPGVRVGSFDDDRDLVEDVLVAQRGARSGTDLDVLQGNGWQLLVVDDAAGRGFAVVRHGGPVWVGGTTTDAARQVLIASVAEAGDEVEVDWLSADQQWAIDACLDLRLGLHGGASICLRGRPGPMTAYLPSGAFG; encoded by the coding sequence GTGATCCGACCCATGACCGCCGACGACGTGGAGGGCGCGCGGCTCGTCACCGTCGCGGCCCTGCAGGACCTCGACCGGCGCATCGGCGAGCCGGTCGCGGAGGTGACCGAGCACGCGGTCGCCAACGCCCGCCGCCGGATCGGTCACCTTCAGGCGACCGATCCCGACTCGTCGTGGGTCGCGGTCGACGACGATCGGGTCGTGGCGTGCGCGCTCGCGCTCGTCCGGGACGGCACGTGGTTCCTCTCGCTGCTCATGGTGGAGCCGTCGCAGCAGGGCACCGGCCTCGGCCGGCAGCTGCTCGACAGGTCGCTGACGACGGCGACCGACCGGTCCTGGATCACCTCGACCGTCGACCCGGCGGCGCTGCGCCGCTACCGCCGCGCCGGCTTCGACCTGGTGCCCGCCTACGTCGGCAGGGGCCCCGTCGACCGGGCGCTGCTGCCGGCGACGCCGGGGGTGCGGGTCGGGTCCTTCGACGACGACCGCGACCTCGTCGAGGACGTGCTCGTCGCGCAGCGGGGCGCCCGCTCCGGCACCGACCTCGACGTGCTGCAGGGCAACGGCTGGCAGTTGCTCGTCGTCGACGACGCGGCAGGACGGGGGTTTGCCGTCGTACGCCATGGTGGTCCTGTCTGGGTCGGCGGCACGACGACCGACGCCGCCCGGCAGGTGCTGATCGCGTCGGTCGCGGAGGCCGGCGACGAGGTCGAGGTCGACTGGCTGTCCGCCGACCAGCAGTGGGCGATCGACGCCTGCCTGGACCTGCGGCTCGGGCTGCACGGCGGGGCCTCGATCTGCCTGCGGGGCCGGCCCGGCCCGATGACGGCCTACCTCCCGAGTGGCGCCTTCGGCTGA